The region CGGTAATACAGCTCAACAGGGAAGCGCTGCTTAGCTATCAAGACCTTCTTTTCCGTGCCATCTGGAGGAAGTTTCTGGCTGTCCTTAATGCCGAATGTAACGCTAAGTCCCTTATTGAGCGATGCTGATATAATCTCCGATTCTTCTCCTATTGGCTCAGGAGCAGCAGCCCCATAGGGAGCGCTCTTTTGTACCCTGTCATCATAATCCATATATCCAAAGTCGATAAACCACGGCTTTAATTCAGGCAAAGTTGCTGATACCTCCGGCCGGGCTGTGGAGAGGAAGAGCTTCACATCCTCCCAATTCTCACCTGTAGATTGAGAGACACGGCCATAATAGAATATCTCAATCTCTTTTTCGGTAATATTAAGCCTGGCATCATAAACAGAAGACCAAGAAGCATTGCCAATAACATAGGTTAGGTAAAAAGAGAATTTACCGGGCTTCTTCACATCAAGAGAGATATAGCAGTTCACTACTTCCTTGCTTCTCATGCTGCTCTTTCTGGACAATTCCGCTTTGGCCCTTGCTATTTCCTTTTCTATCTCAAATTTTTTATCTTCCAAATCCATGATTGTCATATCAATTCTTTCAATATTAGATTTGATGAAGTTAAAAATGTTCGAAATATCACTCATGTCAGTCTTCCTAAAATAGAATTCTGTGGCAAAGCGCGAGGATGATAGATTCTGTACACCTTTTATAATCTCCTTCTCCATGTTAAAAGAATCAATGCTGGAATTTATCCATGAAAGTTTATCCTGAAGCTCCTCCAACTCCTTTTCCTGCTTGATTATCTCCTCATCCTTTAAGATTTCAAGGTATTCATCCCTGATATCAATGCCCTCTATACGGATCTCGGCATTGCCCTTGCCGGAAATTCTTATTGTGTTACGATATATACCTGAAGGCAGATTATCAAAAAGAATCTCCTTTGTATCAGGCGTTACCTGAATTTCTATCTCTCTACTAACGAGAGCCCTGTCTGGATAGACCGTAGCTTCAATTATATTACTTTTCTTCTCATTCATAATGATATGTATAAAAAAATTTTCCTAAATTGCAAGTATTAAATGAATATCAGAATTTATTTATCAAATATTTTAATTTATATTCGCAGAAGGACAAATTTTCAGATTCATCTCCTAATTGTTAGTTCCTACCCCGGCAAAGCCGGAACCCAATATATACTGGATCTTCCGAAGTAAAGAAAAAAATAGACATCTATGATAAAAATCAATCTTAAAAATAAAGACATTATGGCTAAGATACTATATATTATAAATTAAATTATCAGTGATGCTGAAAAATTTGGAATGATACAATAAAATACCAATAGAAGTTATCAAATCGAAATTCAGTTTTCAATGAACTGCCGTCAATTAAAGCATTAAAAATGCGAACATTGAGCTTTGAAGGTATTATCTAAAATTAGTATTTTATAGAAAGTAGCTTTATATATATTTTCTTCTAAGATATAATATATCCAATAATTTACAACCATTGATTATAACATAAAATACCTGGGTAAAAGTATATAAGTCAGGATAAAAAATTTACCAGAATTAGAGCAGGAAGGGAACGAAATACTCATCAAAACGGATTAGATATAATCTTAAGATAATAAATCAAATTGAAGGGACACAAACTGCTAAAAAATAATGCTGAGACCTAATTGGTATTTTGGTGTTGACAATTCAGATACAGTTCAGATTCAATATATATGTAATTTAATAAGAGTAGTGATCTATATAGCAGATATTTATATGAAGGTGATTTCATTTGAAAAACGAAAAACTATATACCGAATTGTCCTTTGAAGAATGGGAAATAAAGGATCGGGTAGACTGGTTCATCTTTCTACGATGGCTAGCAATATTTGGGGCTATATGCACGATCCTTTTCGCAACACAAATATTGAAAATAGAATTACCAGTTTTCAAGCTTTTTTTTATAATTTTTATAATGATTATCTATAATATAGTTTTTTCTCTGTATTCACTTCTTTTTTTTAAAAAAAGAATTGATACCATTGGAGTTAAAGCATCTATTCGATTCGCAACTATTCAGATCATTGTTGATCTATTTATTCTTACTCTAATAATTCATTTTTCAGGTGGAGTAGAAAATCCATTTAGTTTTTATTATATTTTTCATATACTCATTTCCAGCATTCTCCTTTCAACTAAACAGGCCTATTATCAGGCAAGCATCGCTATAATTTTGTTTGCTACAAACACTGTTCTTGAATCATATGAAATAATTCCTCATTTTTCTCTTGGTATAATAAATGAGGCCCCTCTTTATAAAAATAAATATTATTGCATAAGCATATTTTTTGTTTTTGCGACTACTATGTATTTATCTGTCTATATGACAACATCAATAACCTCTAAGCTAAGAAAGAGAAGGAATGATATTATTGATTTGAAAAATGAGTTAGAACGGAAAAATGAAGAGTTAAAGGAAATACAGGAGAATTTAATCAAATCTGAAAAACTAGCTGCTGTTGGAAATCTGGCGACTGGTGTCGCTCATCAAATAAATAATCCTTTAACCACAATTTTAACATTTTCACTTCTTTCATTGAAAAAGACCACAGATGAAAACACAAAAAAGAAGCTTGAGGTGATTGTAAATGAAACAACCCGTTGTAGAAATATTATTAGAGACCTTCTGAACTTTGCAGGAATGAATGAACCCCAATTAAAAAGAAGTAATATTAATGGATTAATTGAAAAAGCATTATTGCATATACAACTATATGATTCGAAGATTGATATTCAAAAAAAAGTATCCGATGATCTACCTGAAATACTTATTGATTCAAATCAAATACTTGAGGTTATTATTAATATTATTACCAATGCTATAGAGGCTATGCCGGATGGAGGAAGGCTTACCATTGTAACAAGGTTGACTGTAAATAGGAAGTATGTTGTAATTGAATTTATTGATAATGGATATGGAATTTCAGAAGAAAATATGGGAAAAATTTTCAATCCCTTTTTTACTACAAAAGATAAGGGAACTGGATTAGGTCTCGCTGTTGCACATGGCATTATTCAAAAGCATGATGGGATTATTGATGTTAATAGTGAAAAGGGTAAGGGGACCACATTTATAATAAAATTATTAGTGAACCATGAGGTTAATGATTAATGTTTGTCGCAAAAATTATTGTAATTGATGATGAAGTACATATATGTGAGAGTTGTCAAGAGATACTTACAGATGATGGGCATTGTGTAAAAACTTTTACCGATCCAATCAATGCATTACAGCATATAAATAAGGAACATTGCGATATTGTACTTCTTGATTTGAAACTACCTCATATGGATGGATTAGAGGTATTAAAACAATTAAAGGAAAAATATCCTGAATTAATTGTAATTGTTATAACTGGTTTTGCTACAATAGACACTGCCGTGCAATCGATGAAGCTTGGTGCTTATGACTATGTTAGAAAACCATTTACACCTGATGAACTCAGTGAAGTCGTGAAAAGAGCTGTCGAAAATATTAAAATATTACTCGAGGTTAAATACTTAAATGAAGAATTACAAAAGAGTTACGAGTTAGACACTATTGTTGGTGAAAGCGAAGCAATAAAAAGAGTTTTTGCACTTGTAGAAAAGGTCGCTCCAACCGATACAGATGTATTAATATTTGGTGAAAGTGGAACCGGAAAGGAATTGATTGCCCGTGCAATATATAAGAGAAGTATACGGTCTGATAAAAAATTTGTTGTTATCGATTGTGCATCCCTTGCTCAATCACTTGTTGAAAGCGAGTTATTTGGTTATGTTAAAGGTGCGTTTACCGGTGCAGCAACTTCAAGGGAAGGGCTTTTTGAGATTGCAGATGGAGGCACAATTTTTCTTGATGAAATCACCAATATTTCGCTTGAAGTTCAGGCAAAATTACTCAGGATCCTTCAGGAAAGGGAATTTAAAAGGGTTGGTGATACGAAGAGTAAAAAACTGAATATTCGATTTATATCCGCAACGAACAGAGATCTGGAAGAATTGATAAAAGAGGGAAAGTTCAGAGAAGATCTCTATTATCGGCTTGATGTCTTTGCAATATTAATCCCATCCCTGAGGGAAAGAAAGGGGGATATTCCTCTTTTATGTGATTATTTTATCAAAAAATTTTCTCATAGAATGCATAAGGATATTAAGGGAATCAATGATGCTGCTCTAGAAATTCTCATTAACTATAGTTGGCCAGGAAATATACGGGAATTGAAGAATATTATTGAAAGGCTTGTTATATTGTCAGGAACACAAATTATCAACGAACATGATGTTACATCTATTATGGGGGAGAAAACAGTTAATAACATTTCAAATGTATATAAAATTGGAGATGTGGGTTTGACTATGCCTACGACATATAAGGAGTTAAAAAAATTAAAAAATAAGATTCAAGGTGAAATAATTGATAATGTAGAAAAAAAATTTTTACTTAATGCCTTACATAAAACAGGATGGAATATAACAAAAGCTGCTGAAATAACAGGAATCCTTCGACCAAATCTCTACACCTTGTTGAAGAAACATAATATTGTTAAAGAGTAAATCCCTAAACAGTTACTAATGAATAATTGAATGAAGTATAGAAATTAATACGAACTCCCATCAATATCATAAAAGAATTATGAATGATATAAGGATTTACTCTTACTCCCACATAAACACCTACATAGATTGAATCCTCAACTCAAGTTTTGAAGATCGTTAATTCATCATATTTATCTGGATTAGTGTTCAAGTGTATATCGACCTATACATCTGTATAATACACTATACATTCCCAAGCCTAGAATAAATGCCATTTTCATCTATACTGAGTAAAATTGAATTCATAATAATTTCCTAAGGGTGTTATTTTTATAAAATTGTAGCTTTTCAAACAGTTTCAGGCTAATTATTATTGAAATAACACCCAACAAATCCTCACTAATGCTCCTTATTTTGCATGTAACGCAATATAATATCAAAATTCTTAACAAATTCCTCTATTTCAAACATTAAAATTTATATATAAAACTACCTTGATAATGCTGACCATATCTTAAATCAAATAAATCAACCATAGTAAAATAAATTACAAAAAAAATTACGATTTGGCATATAGATTGCTATATATATTGTCAGATGATTGATTCATCAAAAATTTTACAAGGAGGCTGCTATGAAGGCAATAGGTTATGTAAAAGATATTTGTACATCAACAGGTGAAGTAATCACAAAAGAAGAGCAGAAGGAAAAAATAATCCAATATGCAAAATTAAATAATGTCAATCTCATTGGTATTCTTGAAGAAGATGACAGTATTCCAGAAGCTATTCTTGACAGAGCTGAAGTAAAAAAAATATTACAGATGGCTGGCGAAATTGATACAGTAATCGTTGAACGTGTATGGTGCTTCTCAAGAAAATATGGAGAGGTAGTGACTTGTCTTGATGAACTCTATAAGATTGGAATAAAAATTGTATCTGCATTAACTATGTGGGACTGCACATCGCAAAAAGTGCGACATTATTACTATAAAAGGAAGGACGAACAAATTGAATTGAATTTACCCATGAATAAAGTCTATAAGAAAGGTGCTTAGGGGAAATGCAAGTTAATAAATCAACATGGAGGCTATAATGGATCATTCACTAACACTTCGCATTCCTACGCCAATGTATATAATTTTGATATGTACAGCAGTGTTTTTTATCTACAATATGTATAAAAACAACATATCACTATACATTGCAGGCAAGGAAGATAAATCAAGATTTAATAATATTTTTAAAAGAGTTAAATTGGTATTAGAGGAAATCTTTTTGTTAAAAAGAATGAGAGGGAATAAATATGCGACCATATTTCATGTTTTCATTCTATATTCCTTCATTCTGCTCGTGGGTACCAAGTTTATTGAAGCGATAAGCGCAAATACACCCATAAATGCAGAGGTAGGAATAATCGGTAAGATTATTCCCCCTATCCAATTTATTGCCGGTTTTTTTATGCTTTCAGGATTTGTCATTATGCTAATAAGAAGATTTATCCTGAAACCAGCTTATCTCGAAAATACTGGCAATAAATTTGATATTTTATTTTTTGGATATGTGGGAATGATGGTTTTTATAAGCATACTCCTAAGCGGGATGAAAATATATTATGAGGGACATGGGGAATTTGTTTGGTATTCACCATTTGGATATTTAGCATCTTTTATGTTTTCCTCAATCCCGAAGAGTAACATACAGTCAATATTCCAGGCATTATGGATTACAGAGATATTCGTGATGTCTGTAGGTTTGATGTTTGTTTATACCTATTCGCGATTAAAACATGCTTTTCTGATTCCTGCAAACATTTTCTTTTCATCCCTGAAACCAAAGGGATCCCTTTCAAGATTTGATATCGAAGAAAAATTTGAACAAATGGGGGATGATGAGGAATTCGAGATCGGCAACGCAACAACATCCGATTTTACATGGAAGCAGCGGCTTGACCTAGACGCATGTATCGAATGCGGAAGATGCGAGAGCCTCTGCCCATCCTATAATACAAATCAAATATTATCCCCCAAAAAAGTCATACGTTCCCTGCGGGAAGCAGTAAGAGAAAAAGATAGTAATGGAAAGGAATTAATCGGCTCTGCAATTACCGAAAATGATATTTGGCTCTGCAGAACATGCCGTGCATGTGAAGAAAATTGTCCTGCTTATATTGAACATATTGATTTGTTTATGGAATTACGAAGAGCAGAAGTTGCAATGAAAGGCGCTCTTCCCGCGGATGCAGCTCGTGCTCTGAAGGATTTGCAAATGAGGGGTAATCCCTTTGGGCCGCAGGATGACAGGGTGCAATGGATGATATCCGAAAATATGCCCATTGTGCGTGAAGGGGATGAGGTGGATGTTTTATTATGGATAGGATGTTGCTGTGCATTTGATTCAACAAAGCATCAAGTTATACAGGATTTACGGCGGATACTCGAAACTGTCAACATGTCCTATGGCGTTTTGGGTGGAGATGAGAAATGCTGTGGTGATCCTGCTCGGGTTCTAGGTGATGAAGCAACATTCCAGATGATTGTTAAGGAACAGATCGAATTAATCAATTCCAGAAAATTTAATAAAATGCTTGTTATCTGTCCCCATTGCTACAACAATTTCAAAAATGAATATCCGCAGTTTGGTGCAAACTTCGATGTCGAGCATCACACAACATTTATATATAATTTATTGCGTGATAAAAAAATTAATCTTGTTAACGAAATTGATGCCAAAGTTTCATATCACGATCCCTGTTATTTGGGACGATACAATGATATATATGATGAGCCTAGAAAAGTATTATCATCAATTGATGGATTGAAGATAACAGAATTTAAGAATTCAAAGCAAAAAAGTTACTGTTGTGGTGGAGGTGGAGGTCATTTCTGGATGGATCTTGATATGGAAATAGGATCTAAGTCGCGTATAAATATTGAAAGGGTAAACGAAGCATATGATCATAATGTCGATACAATAGCCACCGCGTGTATATTTTGCAAACAAATGCTTGAGGACGCGGTAAAGATGAACGACCTTGATAATAATCTTAGCGTTGTCGATATCGCAACACTTGTTGTAACTGCAATGGGAAAGGAGGAAGATGAGAAAATAATGCCAATGCCTTTGCCAGAAATAAAAAAAGTATCGTAAAAGTATAACCTCAATTGTTTAAAATTTTAGATGATGAAGGTTAGATTATTGCTAATAAACGGATAAATAATCATTGATGGGAATGTCCCATTCAATGATGGAAATTAGGTGGCATCTCCTAGCCTAATATTAGATAATGAGCTAGGAGATAGTCACCTTATATAACGAATAAAAGTGGTAATTAAAGATTAAGCAAGTATTATTGATATTGAAAAAATAATAAATAATAAGATGACGGATTCTATATTTAAATAGAAAAAATCATAACTTAAGGATTGTCACACTAATCAATGAGCCGAAATAATACCTAATAAGATATGAATTTAAAGATCAGGGAATAAGAATCATCGAAATTTCATCCTTAAAAAACCCCAAAATCCTCTTAGGATGTATATTATCACTCTCCAGTGACCGAGTATTCGGGAGTAATTCCATATAGATATTGGAAACATGAAGAAGTAGTAAAGGCTTGAACTAATTAGCTGTGGTTTAGTAAAGTGCTTTTCCATGCAGATAAACTGCCCTCTAGCAGCATAATATATTGGCAAACCCATAAGCCTTTCTTTTTTGTCAGAAGGAGCAGTCTTATGCCAAATCTTAGAATCTGGGACGAAAATGATCTTGAAACCCTCTTTGTAGGCTCTGATGCAAAGATCCACATCCTCCCAACCAAAGAATAATCTCTTATCTAACATGCCCACCTTTTGTAATAAATCGGTGGAGATTAACATAAAACATCCACAGATCCAATTGACTTCAGTACTTTCATCAAACTGACCATTGTCAATTTTCCCGCTGCCTCTAAGAAGGGTTTTGCCAGTCCAGTAGTTTATTTTGCCACCAGCAAACCATATCATTTTAGGAATTTCATAACTGTAAATCTTGCCACCAGCAATTCCAATCCTTCTATCGCTATGAGCAGCCTTAACAACCTCACTAAGAAAGTCGGGATCAACTATTGTATCATTGTTTAATAATACTATATATTCCGCTCCACAGTCTATAGCATCCCTTATCCCAATATTGCACCCTTCGGCAAAGCCATAATTCCTGTCATTAGCAATCAGCCTTATGTAATCACTAAACCGCTCCTTAAGAAACTTAGCATCATCTCCATCAGATCCATTATCAACCATAACAATATTATAGTTTGAATAGTTTATCTGCTTGAGAGATTCCAGACATTCAGTTGTGTCTGAGAGGTTGTTCCAGTTTACAATAACAATAGATACTTTCGGTTCAGACATTAGGCACAACTCTTATTATTTGCAACTGCAATGATGTATGCTGGCGAAATCTGCTCATTATCTATAAAGTTATGCACTCCATATTCTCGCTCCACTTGATTATCTGCCAGTGTTACATCACACTGACCATAGAGTGTGATATCCATATAATACTGTTGAAGCAAATTATAAAACTCTTCAGACCAAAACTCCTTTACGTGAAACGAGTTAGGTGGTTTTGCCTCATTTGGGGAAAATATTCTTTTATTGGGAGTTGAACAGATGAAAAGACCATCCTCTCGCAGAACCCTTCTACATTCAATCAGGAATCTGTTATATTGCCTTATATGTTCAAGGGTTTCGAAGGATATAACTATATCAAATGTTTCATCAGCAAAGGGCAAGCTGATCCCATCAGCGCATACAAAACTTTTCCCTTCCTTACTTCCAAATTTTTCATTAGCATAAAGCACAGATTCAATTGAGATATCAGCTCCAATGGTAATTTTAGTACCAAGCTTAGCTAAGTGTTCTACTCCATAACCAGTACCACACGCCACATCTAAAATATCCTTATTCCTGACAAAATCTGCCGCAAAGATATATCTATCAATATGTTCACGATATATTTCATGTGGAGTTTTATCTGGTACTACACGTTCGCCGGTGAATTCCATGACCTATAATTGTTTATTCTATCATTAAAAATGATATATGCTTGTATCGCTTTCATAGATATCCAACATTATATTTTAAATCGATATCTATAATTATTCTTTTCTCCATCGATATAGGATATACAAATATATTAATAGGATTGGCGATAAATAAACTGTTGTGTCAGAAAATCAAGTAAAAAATTAGCGAAAAAATAATTTTCAATATTAGCATGAGATGCATATATGGGATTATTGTATATATATTTAAATCAGGGTGAGTTTATCTGTTATTTCTTGAAAGATGATACAAATTCAATAATTATGAGCTTTATAATAATGCTTGCTTTATATTAAGAGTGAATTATGTTAGCAATCATGCATTATTACAATGAAAAATGATTAGTTTTTAACATCATGCACCCTGACGGATATATGTAAAGGAGGTGATATATTATTGTTTAAGTTAATTTTAATTGTGCTGCTAAATAAGTAGCACAATTAAAATATTCTGCATTGGTATTACAATGAAATACATGAATGTTTTTCATTATATGTATATCTATGTAGAATTAATACAATTTATTATTAAAGGAGATTATTTTGAAAACAGTAAAATATGCTATAGTAATTCTATTGTTTGCGATGCTTTTCGCAAGTACAGTTGTTGCTGAAAACTATCCAACTCATTCTCAACTAAAGGCAGCACTTCGAACAGTAGTAGTGGATAAAAATGGAGGATTTGGTTTTAATATGTGGGCAACAATAGTAGACAGGGATGGTGTTGTAAAGGCAGTGGTCTTTTCAGGCGAAGACAGGGGAGATCAGTGGCCAGGCAGCCGTGTTATCTCCGCACAAAAAGCAAATACAGCCAATGCTTTCAGCCTGCCAGGTTTGGCATTATCAACAGCAAATCTCTTTTCAGCCGTTCAACCAGGTGGAAGTTTGTTTGGTTTGCAGTTTAGTAATCCCGTATCTACTAAGGTAGCCTATCGAGGGCCTTCAATTGCTATTGGAACAACGCTTGATCCAATGAAAGGTCGTAAAATTGGAGGGGTAAATGTATTTGGAGGTGGCTTGCCTCTTTATGATAATATAGGAAAGCTTATAGGTGCAATTGGTGTCAGTGGTGATAGCTCATGCGCAGATCATAATATTGCATGGAAGGTGCGTCATCTATTAAATCTAGATAATGTACCAGCAGGTGTAAGCGCTACCGGGGATGATAATATAGTTAATGATATAATCGATGGAACCAGCGCAAGTGGTTGGGGACATCCTGTATGTTCCTCTGAAGCAGAAGCAATAGCAGCAGAGCTTCCCAATACACACCCGATTGGGCCAAATCCATAAACTAATCTATTTAACTGAATACCAATATAATAACAGAATGATGAAATAAAATTGTTCAGTTAACTGCGCTTCAATGGGATAATATAAGATTTTTCTTCATGAAGCGCAGCTTCTATTGCTTCTTGTGGGATAAATAAATAAAGAACTAAAAGGAGGTAAAACTATGATAAAGCAAGCATTAGAGGGATTAAAGGTGTTAGAGTATTGTGATTTTGTATCTGGCCCTTATTGTAGCAAACTGCTTGGGGATATGGGAGCAGAGGTGATTAAGATCGAAAAGCCTGGTCTAGGGGATAAAGCGAGAAGGAGAGGACCATTCTTGAACAACATTCCACATCCTGAGAAGAGCGGACTCTTTCTATACCTCAACATCAATAAGCTGGGTATCACATTAAATCCAGAGACTCATACTGGCAAAAAGATATTAAAGGAGTTGGTAAAGGAAACAGATGTATTGATAGAGGATAGATCACCCAAGGAGATGAAGGATATGGGTTTAGATTATGAGAGTTTAAGAGAAATTAATCCTTCATTGATCATGACTTCCGTCACTCCTTTCGGACAAAATGGTACTCATAGGGATTATAAAGCCTATGATATAAATATGTATTATGGAAGCGGAATGATATATAAACCATTGCCACCTGATGATGAAAATCATCAACCTATGAAAGGGGCTGGGCATTTTGGAGATTATACAAGCGGTCTAACCGCTGCGATGGCC is a window of Spirochaetota bacterium DNA encoding:
- a CDS encoding mucoidy inhibitor MuiA family protein — translated: MNEKKSNIIEATVYPDRALVSREIEIQVTPDTKEILFDNLPSGIYRNTIRISGKGNAEIRIEGIDIRDEYLEILKDEEIIKQEKELEELQDKLSWINSSIDSFNMEKEIIKGVQNLSSSRFATEFYFRKTDMSDISNIFNFIKSNIERIDMTIMDLEDKKFEIEKEIARAKAELSRKSSMRSKEVVNCYISLDVKKPGKFSFYLTYVIGNASWSSVYDARLNITEKEIEIFYYGRVSQSTGENWEDVKLFLSTARPEVSATLPELKPWFIDFGYMDYDDRVQKSAPYGAAAPEPIGEESEIISASLNKGLSVTFGIKDSQKLPPDGTEKKVLIAKQRFPVELYYRAFPEMIESVFIRGMFENTTEYPLLAGSVKVYHNQDYIGDSFLETTVPSEKAKLSLGSDDSIKVKRELLKHFTQQKGVMKGLTRTIFRYTITLENYKEEEVKVAIEERVPISQNKELKVQLTEVTDSINPDYKGVLIWNVDIDSQDKKKLNLEYYVEYPVDKSIVGLNI
- a CDS encoding ATP-binding protein; this encodes MKNEKLYTELSFEEWEIKDRVDWFIFLRWLAIFGAICTILFATQILKIELPVFKLFFIIFIMIIYNIVFSLYSLLFFKKRIDTIGVKASIRFATIQIIVDLFILTLIIHFSGGVENPFSFYYIFHILISSILLSTKQAYYQASIAIILFATNTVLESYEIIPHFSLGIINEAPLYKNKYYCISIFFVFATTMYLSVYMTTSITSKLRKRRNDIIDLKNELERKNEELKEIQENLIKSEKLAAVGNLATGVAHQINNPLTTILTFSLLSLKKTTDENTKKKLEVIVNETTRCRNIIRDLLNFAGMNEPQLKRSNINGLIEKALLHIQLYDSKIDIQKKVSDDLPEILIDSNQILEVIINIITNAIEAMPDGGRLTIVTRLTVNRKYVVIEFIDNGYGISEENMGKIFNPFFTTKDKGTGLGLAVAHGIIQKHDGIIDVNSEKGKGTTFIIKLLVNHEVND
- a CDS encoding sigma-54 dependent transcriptional regulator; translation: MFVAKIIVIDDEVHICESCQEILTDDGHCVKTFTDPINALQHINKEHCDIVLLDLKLPHMDGLEVLKQLKEKYPELIVIVITGFATIDTAVQSMKLGAYDYVRKPFTPDELSEVVKRAVENIKILLEVKYLNEELQKSYELDTIVGESEAIKRVFALVEKVAPTDTDVLIFGESGTGKELIARAIYKRSIRSDKKFVVIDCASLAQSLVESELFGYVKGAFTGAATSREGLFEIADGGTIFLDEITNISLEVQAKLLRILQEREFKRVGDTKSKKLNIRFISATNRDLEELIKEGKFREDLYYRLDVFAILIPSLRERKGDIPLLCDYFIKKFSHRMHKDIKGINDAALEILINYSWPGNIRELKNIIERLVILSGTQIINEHDVTSIMGEKTVNNISNVYKIGDVGLTMPTTYKELKKLKNKIQGEIIDNVEKKFLLNALHKTGWNITKAAEITGILRPNLYTLLKKHNIVKE
- a CDS encoding recombinase family protein, with the translated sequence MKAIGYVKDICTSTGEVITKEEQKEKIIQYAKLNNVNLIGILEEDDSIPEAILDRAEVKKILQMAGEIDTVIVERVWCFSRKYGEVVTCLDELYKIGIKIVSALTMWDCTSQKVRHYYYKRKDEQIELNLPMNKVYKKGA
- a CDS encoding (Fe-S)-binding protein — translated: MDHSLTLRIPTPMYIILICTAVFFIYNMYKNNISLYIAGKEDKSRFNNIFKRVKLVLEEIFLLKRMRGNKYATIFHVFILYSFILLVGTKFIEAISANTPINAEVGIIGKIIPPIQFIAGFFMLSGFVIMLIRRFILKPAYLENTGNKFDILFFGYVGMMVFISILLSGMKIYYEGHGEFVWYSPFGYLASFMFSSIPKSNIQSIFQALWITEIFVMSVGLMFVYTYSRLKHAFLIPANIFFSSLKPKGSLSRFDIEEKFEQMGDDEEFEIGNATTSDFTWKQRLDLDACIECGRCESLCPSYNTNQILSPKKVIRSLREAVREKDSNGKELIGSAITENDIWLCRTCRACEENCPAYIEHIDLFMELRRAEVAMKGALPADAARALKDLQMRGNPFGPQDDRVQWMISENMPIVREGDEVDVLLWIGCCCAFDSTKHQVIQDLRRILETVNMSYGVLGGDEKCCGDPARVLGDEATFQMIVKEQIELINSRKFNKMLVICPHCYNNFKNEYPQFGANFDVEHHTTFIYNLLRDKKINLVNEIDAKVSYHDPCYLGRYNDIYDEPRKVLSSIDGLKITEFKNSKQKSYCCGGGGGHFWMDLDMEIGSKSRINIERVNEAYDHNVDTIATACIFCKQMLEDAVKMNDLDNNLSVVDIATLVVTAMGKEEDEKIMPMPLPEIKKVS
- a CDS encoding glycosyltransferase family 2 protein gives rise to the protein MSEPKVSIVIVNWNNLSDTTECLESLKQINYSNYNIVMVDNGSDGDDAKFLKERFSDYIRLIANDRNYGFAEGCNIGIRDAIDCGAEYIVLLNNDTIVDPDFLSEVVKAAHSDRRIGIAGGKIYSYEIPKMIWFAGGKINYWTGKTLLRGSGKIDNGQFDESTEVNWICGCFMLISTDLLQKVGMLDKRLFFGWEDVDLCIRAYKEGFKIIFVPDSKIWHKTAPSDKKERLMGLPIYYAARGQFICMEKHFTKPQLISSSLYYFFMFPISIWNYSRILGHWRVIIYILRGFWGFLRMKFR
- a CDS encoding class I SAM-dependent methyltransferase, with the protein product MEFTGERVVPDKTPHEIYREHIDRYIFAADFVRNKDILDVACGTGYGVEHLAKLGTKITIGADISIESVLYANEKFGSKEGKSFVCADGISLPFADETFDIVISFETLEHIRQYNRFLIECRRVLREDGLFICSTPNKRIFSPNEAKPPNSFHVKEFWSEEFYNLLQQYYMDITLYGQCDVTLADNQVEREYGVHNFIDNEQISPAYIIAVANNKSCA
- a CDS encoding heme-binding protein, whose product is MLKTVKYAIVILLFAMLFASTVVAENYPTHSQLKAALRTVVVDKNGGFGFNMWATIVDRDGVVKAVVFSGEDRGDQWPGSRVISAQKANTANAFSLPGLALSTANLFSAVQPGGSLFGLQFSNPVSTKVAYRGPSIAIGTTLDPMKGRKIGGVNVFGGGLPLYDNIGKLIGAIGVSGDSSCADHNIAWKVRHLLNLDNVPAGVSATGDDNIVNDIIDGTSASGWGHPVCSSEAEAIAAELPNTHPIGPNP